The genomic segment aaatttaatatataaatttattagttatgattttttttattaatatatatatgtttaaatactttttttataaaaatgtaTTGGAGCAATGCCGATAGTTAAAATGTGTCGTTATTGGGAAACTGAATTTTTTTTAAGGGGCAATGTCAACAGCTATAAGTTGTTGCTATTGGAAGTAATAGCGACAGCTTATAGCTGTCGTCATTGCCCCTTAAAGAAATTTCAGACTCTAAATTAATTTCCCCCCACACATCTCTTTTTCCCTCTTccatctttctttctttttccctcttcTTCTAGCCGAACCTTCAACCACTTCTTCCAGCAGAATAGTGCGACTTCTTCCAACCGAACCTTCAGCCACTAGCCAGCCACGTGCGACACCGAACCACCAGCCACGTGTGACACCGTCAACGTTGAACCACCAGCCCCCTGCGACGGCCGAAGTCCACCAGCCACGCGTCTCCTCCATCTTCAACTAGCCTCAAGGTAgccatttatttgttattttggtattgagatttatgttttatgtgtgtttaattgtaGTTTTGACTTATTATTTGAAGTCTTTGTATAGATTTAAAGTTTTCAAAGTTTAAAATCCTAAAATCTCAAAGTTTAGGGTCCGAATTTGTGGTTGTAAATTCAAGGTTAGTTTGGATTTTGAGTTGCAcacaaagtgtttgataaaatgcaCTTAGTAAGCTGCGTATTTCAGATTGGTTCCCATTTAGTTTGTGCACTTTTCAGTTTCTTGTTTGctttaatttcattttaaatcAATTTATTTCAAGTTTTTTGGATAAAAATTAGTTTGGATGTTTGAAGATTGGTTCCATTGCTTTGCTGCTATTGAGTTTTTTTCCAccttattttgggtgtttttgcTTTGTTCTTAGATTTACTAGTTTGGTTATGTTTTTTTGTATTCTTATTAAATATTTCTTTTTGTGTTAGTGGGAAATGAACTATTTTGGAGCTaactttaaaatataatataattagtaataaGTTTAGACTGAAGACACTGATGATTCTCTGATCGAATCCCATTAGCTGCTGTGAGTTTGAGCTATTACCTCTCTAAGTATGCTGCTTTTTTGGGGCTGGATGTCCATTAGAATAGCATGTGGTTAGGTTTCcactaatcttttttttttatcataaacataagcaaggaaaaactaacacTACAGGATTGATAACCAAGTACATTGAAATAGCATGGCCATTAGTTGCATCAATGGCCAATTTAATATCATTAACTCAAGTTGACCACATATAGCTCACAAACCACATCATGCTGCAAAAGGGTGCATCTACAAATTCTTATATTAAAACTACAACCTTTAGCTCTGACACGGTACCTTATAAATTTGATGGGTTTTCTTTTTGCTTATATTATGTCTACACACACAATACATGCATATGTAAATATTTTCATAATCTATGTCAGAAGATCCATTATTATCTACTTCCGGATCGAATCATGtgagaggttttttttttttttttggtaaatcataAAAAGTATATTAACACCAACTGTTGTTACAACCTACATCACCAATAGGCCTGAAAATTCTATACATTTAAATCTCATCACAATTGATCAAACCATTGCTTATCACTATGTGTTAATTTCCTAGACCAAACCCCTGTAATTCTATATTTAACCACAGTCTTTATATTCTGTACGATTGAATCTATTTGTTTACATCTGAAATGCCACAATGTTTCATTTCTGTTTAACCATATTTGATAGACCATAGCAGCAACTGTGACAGTAAgcactcctttttttttttaaacgacTATGCTTGCTATGTCTAATACTACTTTTTAACCTATGTAAAGAAGCAGCCGATGTATTCTAATGTAACCATGTCTTCAAGTCTTGTAACACCCTGCAACTATAGAAGCAGTCAAAATATAAATGTTGTATAGTTTCCAATCCATCTCCACAGATGACACAATCTGTTTCTTGACAGACTTGAATTCGATTAAGCCTTTCTCAAATTGGCAGCCTTCCCATCATGATCAACCAAAAAAGGAATTTAAGTCGTGGAATACTGAGTCTGTCCCATACCATCTGTTGCCAATATACTGAGTCAAGCACTAGACACAATATCTAATAGCCTTGCTTAATCTGATATTTCTCAGTTGAGAAATTTTGAGTGTCTAAGCTCTGTTTAAACCTGTTTTTGACAGCAACTATTTGTTTCCAGTACTAGCTACTTGATGATGGAGCTTCATAACTCCACCAATCAGCTACTCCCAAATACACATGGTGAACCCATTTAATCCAGATATTGTTTTGTTTAGCTGCAACAGCTCATACATATTTCCCTATAGCTGTTTGATTCCATTCTATCACATTCTAAAAACCCAAGCCTCCCTCTTTTTTTGGTTTACAAAGTGAATCCCAAGCCACATAACCTGGACCCATATACTCAGCATCTCATTTCCACAAGAAATCCCTACAGATGGAGTTTACCTTCTGAAGAATTTGCTTAGGTAATATCATGATCTGGGACCAATATGAATGgattgttgtaatgacccaactactctagacttggaccattaatgactactatacatagacactactttttaataaaacttacaagtgaaataatcataacttcattaaaaagtTGTAAAACAAATATTAAACTACATAATGATTTAAAGTAggacatgggatcccattgtttgaaaataaaaacataacataactttaaataaatggattacataataaagtgcggaaaatacatataaaccataaataaagagactttatcctcgaatcgaactctcagtCCATTgactccattccgcctcaatacacatccctaagcttccaagaacctttcccgccaccaaagctattttcctgcacatatacacaaaaaggaataagcctaatgcccagcaaggaaaatctaacacataaatcatatacataatattcatattaacatatactaaaacatatcataacatacgtCACAtctactataatggccattattacttggggtcccataaactaaacaagtcatatgcccattagattagtggggcttgctagctaagcaagtcatatgcccataatttattggagcttgttagttgtacaggtcataagCCTAAGTCTACAACCATACATATTATAGCAtgttacataacacataatcataagataacatttatcataacatatacatcataacacataaatcctatcctattttccttaccaaaagtaccgggatatgagaacaggtttgggaccttggaacactcctaaaaaccattaatgacagggtgagtatattgaagaaaaaagaatgaaaagaatggacgaactataccatcaagaacatacttaccaaaaaccttatgttcaagatcttaggtttcctaaccaagaataaataatagagttaggatgttgagtagaaaactataagagtTTAAaggaaaacaatacagaaataGACTAgcgttttggaataccttgaagacttgtataaCCGATCTAAACCTCGAACTAAAATGTGCtataatccttacttcccaagtgtttagtaagcttataatgattaagcttataatccccaacccaagtgtttacactctcaataataacctagcaacttacagcctctgaacttagcttaatgaatgaataaatggctgggtactaggtcctatttatagagttcaaggatgaaaagatcttcatttaacttgaatgaaaataatggctttttaagtgaaaaatatttgaattatcattcagcagaggctgaagactcgttcagaaagatgctggacttatcaagaggttaaagatttaaatgagaatgttttcaaaaacattcaaaattatagcaagggagccgatatatcgcctgggccagtatgcccgaggtgatcgtgcgaagtttcgtgtttttcgtatccccgtactgcgacatatcgccccctatagctgcgatatatcggcatacgatgaatATTTAATCACGAAATTGCACAtgtttagcctaatttgaattgagtaaacagctttgactaagtcctctaacgttttcaaagttgctgaaagaccctaggatattcaaatattgaccttaataaatttattcctcaaaatacttaatcatcattaaacatacacatgacaagtgctaCTATCTTATTgagtcttatctaaaccttataatataataaatattatcatcaatatcagtcatattaatcaaaccttaggttaaaattaatattcttaaactataggttaaacttagaaaatctacaagtgttactacgagtgtccaattaaatcccggtctgaaccaaaatccacattcATAAAaatactattactattactattatactactatctaactagctaagtaaaattcttggactctacaattgtTATCAAAACTGAGTTAATCAATGTAACTCTACCTGTAAAGGACAAGTTCCTGGAGCTCTAAGTTTTGATTCTAAGCACCATTTTCTCCAATAATATCTAACATTCAACAGCTGATATTTCTTAAAGCTTATTGGAATACCAAGATATCTAAAAGGCAGTGTACTATGTCCAAATCCTGAGACTGCCAGAACCCTTTTAACTTCCTTGGAATCCATTCCACAACAATATAAAGCCGATTTAGCTTCATTTGGATGCAATCCTGATGATTGAGAAAAAACTTGAGACCTTGCAGTAATAAGTATATTGATTTAAAATCTCCATGGCAAAATAATAGGACATCATCAGCAAAACATAAATGGTTTAAATTGAGCAATGCACATCTGTCATGATAGCGAAACCATGTTTTCTTCCCTACTTTCCTCAGTATACGGGTAAGATATTCCATGCCCAAGACAAATAACAGAGGTGACATGGGATCTCCTTGCCTAAGACCCCTTTTGGCTATAAAATATCAATTCATAGCACCATTCAGCATTATAGAGAATCTAGGAGTGCGTACACATATCATGATAAGCTGAATAAACTTATCCAGAAATCTAAGTGCTCTCAACATCTCCTCAAGAAAATCCCATTCTACTGTATCATAAGCCTTCCTCAGATCTTATTTTATCATACAACCAGGCCTTGAACTCTTCCTACCATAATGTCTTACTAGATCTTGATATACCATTATATTATGAGCAATGTATCTCCCATTTATAAAACCACCACGATTTTCGTCTATCAGCTCAGCTAAAATGCTCCTTAACCTTGAATAGATCAATTTAGTAGCTACTTTATATACTACATTACAGTAGGCAATAGGGCGAAAATCACCTACCCCAATTAGACATTTGCTCTTCGAAATCAGAGTCAAACTTGTTGTATTCAACTCCTTAAGGAGATTCCCAGAGTGAAGAAAATCCAGAACAGCTGAGCACACATCCTCTCCAACCAGCTCTCAATTATCATGAAAAAAACAACTCGCATATCCATCCGGTCCAGGGGCCTTAATACTTGGTATGCCAAATATGGTTCTTTTGACTTCATCATTTGTATAATCTGACAATAAAAACCTGGCCTTCTCTTCAGATAAAACAGTTCCACATTCTACAATATCGATTTGAACCCTTCTTCTATCTTCCAGCTTAGTTCCCAACAACTCCTGATAGTAATTTAGGAAAGCTGTTATTACTGCTCCAGGATTTTCCACCCAATTACCAGCCATATCTTGAATAGAATAAATTATATTCCTTATTCTTCTTGCTCGAATACTTGAGTGGAATATATGTGTATTTTCATCACCTTCTTTAATCCAAGCCAATTTTGATTTTTGATACAAAAAAGAGAGAAGGCTCTTATGAACTGCAATGTATTCCCTCCTTGCTGCTGTTTCTTGTTCTATCAATTGCTCATTCAATGGATCCTTATTCAGGCACTCTTGCTTTCTTTTCAAATCCTGATATACTATAGTATCAGCAACTTGTATGTTATTAAAACCCTACTTGTTAATGTCCCTGAGAACTACTTTGAGTCGCTTTAGCTTCTGCACCAGAATATACATAGCTGTTCCTCGACAGGGCAAGCCCAACCTTGCTTGAACTTTTGACTTGAACTCAGGTGCTTGTTGCCACATTCTAAAATATTTGAATGGTATTTTCCCCCCTCTGAACTCTGGATATACTGAAAGGATTGCTGGAGAGTGACCAAAGGTACCTTCAGGTAAAAACAGAACCTCCGCTAGCTCGTGTTGAGTGAGCCATTCTTGGTTTTCCATAACCCGATCAATCTTCGAATAAATTCTGCCTTCTTTGTCTTGCTTATTATTCCATGTGAAAAAACAACCCGAATATTTCACATCTTCAAGTTGACACTCTTCTATACAGTCTTTAAATGCTGAAGAACTACCTCTCTGCACTCGATTGCCTACCATTTCATATGCATTCAAAATATCATTGAAATCACCTAATACCACCCATGGTTGCTTATGACCTCTTGCCAAAAATTTCAAGTCTCTCCAAAAGATATCTCGTCCATTTTCATCATTGAAGGCATAAACAAAAGTAACTAAGAAACCTTCATGCCCATTATTCGATCTAACTGCCAAATGCATCAGTTGACTCGTTCAGAAACTGATATCAACCTGAAACATAGACAGATTCCAACTAATTATTATTCTGCCCCACTTATGCCAGGCATTATTATATGAAAAACACCACCATGAGAACATTCTAATATAAACTTCTCCTAACTTCTGGGTTTTCACCCTTGTTTCCAAGAGCCCAACCAATCCTATCTTCTTATTAGAAATTAATTGCTTAATCTCACATTGCTTTTTAGGATTGTTGAGGCCCCAGATATTCCAAGACATGATTCTATCCATTATGGAGAGGTGGATCTCCCCCACCTCCATTTTCAATTACATCCTCAACTTCACCACCTTGTTCCATCAAAACCTGAAAATTGTGTTCAATAACAGTAGCTGGCAATGGCTGAACCCGAATCTTCCCACCCCTCTGGACTTGTTGAAAACCATCCTCATCCAGTACACAAGCTGATGCCACCTTTGATTCCTTCTCTAAATTCTGCTTCACCACCCATGTTTTCTGCTGTACTGGTTTTTTCCTACAAGCCACCGTAtcattgttaggaaaatatgtattttgcctcaatggaaataataataaattacaactctatgaaatatatgacaaataaataatgattgattaaaaggagttacaactctataactgaaaattacaaataaacaaagaaaatgaagaagatgatgaagaagaagagaatagtaaaatacaactctaagcaaaaggttacaaataaagtaaagtatttgaaacaaaagaaaagaaaagattacaactcttgaacaagaaatacaagtaaatagagaagaacaatataaagatgaaaatcaatagaatgaaagaaaggaacaagaaacaaaagataaacaactctcactcacactaccaaagtgaagagtgttggggatcaccaacttgaacaaggtttgaaacctttgtccaaaagcttatttcccctaactcaagcactaaggaatctctcacaaattataggaaatgctttatggaattatcaagcctcaaggtgtttctagccaagtgctctaatggatagaaatgttgtgtcttacaagttagctatagactcctatttatagagtttagagacagcctttgaatttcaaattccaccaacccccatggctgttaccaatgtttaattggattaatatggaattaaaatgagatttgggagttatttgggttttttgagccgttcaacaaagattgaaaaaactcaacaaaaaaaatggtcattttttagcctgtggccgtggccagagacattagtggtcacggccactagcctctgtcccacaggccgtagccaccaacattcagtggctgcggccaccaacattcagtggccgcggccaccgaccattttcagcactaaaaaatgtgctgtttttccaaatggttccaaaccctcccaaatgattttgtaactcccaaaacacattattggggttaaaatcatatctctaacagccatatcacatatggctttatgaaattcatctcaatattgtgtaacaacaaatttacacaataaagggtaatatttggaagttacaaatttgtaacaccaaatatgttacattatttggatatatctcttatatctaaatattgtaactctctattatatgttacaatatgtgacactctttgtcacatttatttaatctaaaacaatatattataaaataatataacaggctTCGCTAAGACAGGAGGTTAGGCGAAGtgctccttcagggcttggaaagcttcctcacattactcgatccattggatcttcttgctacccctcagtaagttaaagaaatggacacacttgtccgtggactttgatatgaacctattgagggcagctactctcccggttaagctttgcacttctttgattgtggtaggtgacttcatgtcgatccatgctttgatcttctcggggttagcctcgattccacgtgaattgactatgtatccgagaaattTACCAGAActaactccaaacgagcacttgagggggtttagcttcatgctatactttctaagtattgcaaagcattcctccaagtcttgaacatgccctccaacttctttggacttgaccaacatgtcatcgacgtatacctccatatttttgccgatcaagtctcggaacatgccattcactaaacgatggtaggtggctcctgcgttcttcaagccaaatggcatcaccttataacactACAATCCATTGTCTGTCTGGAAgatggtatgttcctcgtcgggagggtgcatacttatttgattatacccagaatatgaatccatgaatgagagtatttcatgtcctgccattgcatcaaccagttggtctattctgggtagtgggaagcagtctttggggtagGCCTTGCTTAGATCTGTcaagtccacgcatgttctccacttcccgtttggttttgggaccaacacggggtttgatacccaatcagggtagtaggcctcccttataaaactgaTTTCCTTGAGTCGCTCAGCCTCCTCCtttagggcttgagatcggtctttgtcaagcagtcttcTTTTTCATTGCACTGGTGGTTAGTTCTTatctatattgaggacatgaaTGATtatggatggagaaattccaaccatgtccttatgtgaccaggcaaagacgtcctggtttttcttcaaaaattcaaccaatcgtgctttaatttccacctttaactcattcccaactttgattactctagtcgggtcctcctcatctagtatgacttcatcaagatcttcgactggtcttACCTCCATGACTTCATCCCCAAAGCagggatcgatgtcgtttcccttgCTTTGGGATACTTGCTATAACAACAAATCTTCTttaaaaggagcccccgactcaagtagagtgtttctttcaacatcaacttccatgttgacaacctcgtcggtttcttcattttcttcgtagcaggttactatcatgttatttacgcatggtcctttctttgccttgaccactgatgtaacgccctaaactctagggacagTTAccgtgcacattgcaaacagtgctaaactcgctaatcgagtcatttggccataaacgtgtaactaagtatgattagcg from the Humulus lupulus chromosome X, drHumLupu1.1, whole genome shotgun sequence genome contains:
- the LOC133805517 gene encoding uncharacterized protein LOC133805517 gives rise to the protein MDCSVIRKKPVQQKTWVVKQNLEKESKVASACVLDEDGFQQVQRGGKIRVQPLPATVIEHNFQVLMEQGGEVEDVIENGVRSNNGHEGFLVTFVYAFNDENGRDIFWRDLKFLARGHKQPWVVLGDFNDILNAYEMVGNRVQRGSSSAFKDCIEECQLEDVKYSGCFFTWNNKQDKEGRIYSKIDRVMENQEWLTQHELAEVLFLPEVYQDLKRKQECLNKDPLNEQLIEQETAARREYIAVHKSLLSFLYQKSKLAWIKEGDENTHIFHSSIRARRIRNIIYSIQDMAGNWVENPGAVITAFLNYYQELLGTKLEDRRRVQIDIVECGTVLSEEKARFLLSDYTNDEVKRTIFGIPSIKAPGPDGYASCFFHDN